A stretch of the Medicago truncatula cultivar Jemalong A17 chromosome 5, MtrunA17r5.0-ANR, whole genome shotgun sequence genome encodes the following:
- the LOC11416072 gene encoding beta-1,3-galactosyltransferase GALT1: MKKLYGGVLIASSFTLFMLMILRYGVMKNPIGEGYLTIPVLINGTNPLEWINPVIPPAIHNPVATSQVISADILVSSLFARNNFSKQEQQTLQTWNHLKHLIDHVQGLPSATEAIKEAASAWNSLVSSVEEQKQGHGNDSSKAKEKQCPHFLNKMNSTELGNSSYRLQVPCGLTQGSSITVIGIPNGILGNFRIDLTGEPIPGEPDPPVILHYNVRLHGDKITEDPVIVQNTWTVAHDWGEEERCPSPESAQVKKVDELEQCNKIVGNNISHLYTGGMHSHTSRQISATEEQSIKRKYFPFKQGYPFVATIRVGSEGIQMTVDGKHITSFAFRETLEPWLVSEIKISGDLKLESILASGLPTSEDSEHVVDLELLKASPLSAQTPLDLVIGVFSTANNFKRRMAVRRTWMQYNAVRSSTTAVRFFVGLHKSQIVNEELWKEAQTYGDIQLMPFVDYYSLITWKSLAICIFGTQVVSAKFVMKTDDDAFVRVDIVLASLKRINVSHGLLYGLINSDSQPHRNPDSKWYISQEEWSEGTYPPWAHGPGYVVSHDIARTVYKKYKENHLKMFKLEDVAMGIWIADMKKEGLEVRYENEGRVYNEGCKDGYVVAHYQGPREMLCLWHKLQELKRATCCGDRRR, encoded by the exons ATGAAGAAATTGTACGGAGGAGTTCTGATTGCCTCATCTTTTACACTGTTTATGCTCATGATCCTGCGATATGGGGTCATGAAAAATCCTATTGGTGAAGGTTATTTGACTATACCTGTCTTAATTAATGGTACTAATCCTCTTGAATGGATTAATCCGGTGATTCCGCCTGCTATTCATAATCCAGTTGCTACTTCTCAAGTTATTTCTGCGGACATTTTAGTATCTAGCCTCTTTGCCAGGAACAACTTTTCCAAACAAGAGCAGCAAACTCTGCAGACATGGAACCATTTGAAACACTTAATTGATCATGTTCAGGGTTTACCTAGTGCAACAGAAGCTATCAAGGAAGCTGCCAGTGCTTGGAATAGTCTTGTTTCCTCAGTTGAAGAGCAAAAGCAAGGTCATGGAAATGATAGTTCAAAAGCAAAAGAGAAACAGTGTCCCCATTTTCTTAATAAGATGAATTCTACTGAACTTGGTAATAGTAGTTACAGACTGCAAGTACCTTGTGGTCTGACACAGGGTTCTTCGATTACTGTAATTGGCATTCCAAATGGTATTCTAGGTAATTTTCGGATAGATTTGACTGGTGAACCAATCCCTGGGGAGCCTGATCCCCCAGTTATCTTGCACTACAATGTTAGGCTTCATGGTGATAAAATCACCGAAGATCCAGTAATTGTCCAAAACACCTGGACAGTAGCTCATGATTGGGGTGAAGAGGAACGATGTCCATCCCCTGAATCTGCACAGGTTaagaaag TTGATGAGTTAGAGCAGTGCAATAAGATTGTTGGGAACAACATTAGCCATCTTTACACGGGTGGCATGCATTCCCACACTTCAAGACAAATTTCAGCAACTGAAGAGCAATCAATTAAGAGAAAATACTTCCCTTTTAAGCAAGGATACCCTTTTGTCGCAACCATTAGAGTGGGATCAGAGGGAATCCAGATGACAGTTGATGGAAAACACATAACTTCATTTGCTTTTCGTGAA ACTTTGGAGCCATGGCTTGTCAGTGAGATCAAAATTTCTGGGGACCTAAAACTAGAATCTATTCTTGCAAGTGGTCTGCCTACATCAGAGGATTCAGAGCATGTTGTTGATCTGGAATTATTGAAAGCAAGTCCTCTATCTGCACAGACCCCATTGGATCTTGTCATTGGTGTTTTCTCTACTGCTAACAATTTTAAGCGACGGATGGCTGTTAGAAGAACCTGGATGCAGTACAATGCAGTTAGATCAAGTACAACGGCTGTGCGCTTCTTTGTTGGTTTG CATAAAAGTCAAATAGTTAATGAAGAACTGTGGAAAGAAGCACAAACGTATGGAGACATACAGTTGATGCCGTTTGTTGACTACTACAGCCTCATCACCTGGAAATCTTTAGCAATATGTATTTTCGGG ACACAGGTTGTTTCAGCAAAGTTTGTCATGAAGACAGATGATGATGCATTTGTTCGTGTAGATATAGTGCTAGCCTCTTTGAAGAGGATCAATGTGTCTCATGGGTTACTATATGGACTCATCAATTCAGATTCCCAGCCTCATCGAAATCCTGATAGCAAATGGTACATCAGCCAAGAG GAATGGAGCGAAGGAACTTATCCTCCATGGGCACATGGTCCCGGTTATGTGGTTTCACATGACATAGCAAGGACAGTTTACAAGAAATACAAAGAGAATCATTTGAAG ATGTTTAAGTTAGAAGACGTTGCGATGGGAATCTGGATCGCAGACATGAAGAAGGAAGGTCTAGAAGTTCGATACGAGAATGAGGGCAGAGTTTATAATGAAGGTTGCAAGGATGGTTATGTGGTTGCCCATTATCAAGGTCCTAGGGAGATGCTATGTTTGTGGCACAAACTTCAGGAGTTAAAACGCGCAACATGCTGTGGTGATAGGAGGAGGTGA
- the LOC112422059 gene encoding uncharacterized protein translates to MVKWNQNNNNCSILNVDGSCLGTPIRAGFGCIFPNNGGAYLAGFSGFIPDSTDILLAELTALHQGLLMAVSMGIEELACYSDSLLSINLITGRVSSFHVYAVIIQDIKDLLSVHNFSVHHCLREGNQCADYLAKLGASSNEECLFHATPPHELLDLIRFDAIGTLFPRA, encoded by the coding sequence ATGGTTAAAtggaatcaaaataataataattgtagcATTCTCAATGTGGACGGAAGCTGCCTCGGAACACCAATCCGTGCGGGGTTCGGATGTATCTTTCCAAACAATGGTGGAGCCTACCTCGCTGGTTTCTCTGGCTTCATTCCGGATTCGACAGACATCCTGCTAGCTGAACTCACTGCTCTTCATCAAGGCTTACTCATGGCGGTTTCAATGGGAATAGAGGAATTAGCTTGCTACTCGGATTCCCTTCTCTCCATCAACCTCATTACAGGAAGAGTTTCAAGCTTTCATGTGTACGCGGTCATAATACAAGACATCAAAGATCTCTTATCTGTGCATAATTTTTCAGTTCATCATTGTCTCCGTGAGGGAAACCAATGCGCGGACTATTTGGCCAAGTTAGGAGCTTCATCTAATGAAGAGTGCTTATTCCACGCCACACCACCTCATGAGCTTTTGGATTTGATTCGCTTTGATGCCATAGGAACTCTGTTTCCTAGAGCAtag
- the LOC120580632 gene encoding uncharacterized protein yields MTSTPTRSSDTTSSEYDSDDTNQSVHSDDTSSEDIEEVDEVVDNVAQGDPIWECQMCGALMWYQERKDNSRHSTVPKFQLCCGGGKVKLPLLEQPPQLLQDLLFGNQSPATKNFQTNIRTYNAMFSFTSPGMKMDTKINNGKGPPTLRMQGQTCHRVGSLLPLPGDSPKYAQLYIFDTDNEISNRMNSVRTNKDIDEEIVKKLKLMLDQNNVHAKVFRMAMDMLNDVNFQDVKVKLIADRKTDGRIYNKPTVSEVAALVLGDIDSASHRDIIMQGQSGNLQRIDEFHASYLSFQYPLIFPYGEDGYRPSILLRFVDDTDITKKKKLTIMHWLSFRLQRRKGEALTLLCSRKLLQQFSCDGYTMMEAERLNWLRRNQSKLRVGKYRQIAETPTTNNQSGPTLKGKRVVLPSTFVGSKRYMDQLYFDGMAISNDRPDIVARVFKIKFDELMKDLTKRHILGKVLAYMYTIEFQKRGLPHAHILVFLHPTSKYPTPADIDKIISAEIPDPKIHNELYNLVRSHMIHGVIP; encoded by the exons ATGACCTCAACACCAACTCGATCTTCAGATACTACTTCATCAGAATATGATTCTGATGATACTAATCAATCAGTACATTCTGATGATACTTCATCAGAAGACATTGAAGAAGTTGATGAAGTTGTAGACAATGTTGCACAAG GTGATCCTATTTGGGAGTGTCAAATGTGTGGAGCCTTGATGTGGTATCAAGAAAGAAAGGATAATTCAAGGCATTCAACTGTACCTAAGTTTCAGTTATGTTGCGGAGGTGGGAAAGTAAAACTTCCTCTTTTAGAACAACCTCCACAACTTTTGCAAGATTTGTTATTTGGAAACCAATCACCAGCTACCAAAAATTTCCAAACAAATATAAGGACATACAATGCCATGTTTTCTTTTACTTCACCTGGCATGAAAATGGATACTAAAATTAACAATGGAAAAGGTCCACCAACTTTAAGAATGCAAGGACAAACATGTCACAGAGTTGGAAGTCTGTTGCCTTTGCCAGGGGATAGTCCTAAATATGCTCAGCTATACATTTTCGACACTGATAATGAAATATCAAATCGAATGAATAGCGTCAG GACTAATAAAGATATAGATGAAGAAATTGTCAAGAAGCTCAAATTAATGCTTGATCAGAACAATGTCCATGCAAAGGTTTTTCGAATGGCAATGGATATGctaaatgatgttaattttcaaGATGTGAAAGTAAAGTTAATTGCAGACAGGAAAACTGATGGCAGAATATACAACAAACCTACTGTTTCCGAAGTTGCTGCATTAGTTTTGGGTGATATTGACTCTGCTTCACATAGAGATATAATTATGCAAGGACAGTCTGGAAATCTGCAAAGAATAGATGAATTTCATGCAAGTTACTTGAGTTTCCAATATCCTCTCATTTTTCCATATGGTGAGGATGGATATCGGCCATCAATACTGCTACGCTTTGTAGATGATACAGAcattacaaaaaagaaaaagttgacaATTATGCATTGGCTATCATTTCGACTGCAACGAAGAAAAGGTGAGGCACTTACTTTGTTGTGCTCAAGGAAATTATTGCAGCAATTTAGTTGTGATGGTTATACAATGATGGAAGCCGAGAGGCTTAATTGGTTAAGGAGAAATCAATCGAAGTTGAGGGTAGGAAAATACAGACAGATAGCAGAAACTCCTACCACAAATAACCAAAGTGGACCAACATTGAAAGGAAAAAGGGTAGTGTTACCATCAACATTTGTTGGTAGTAAAAGATACATGGATCAATTGTATTTTGATGGTATGGCTATTTCAAAT GATCGTCCAGATATTGTTGCTAGAGTATTCAAGATCAAGTTTGATGAACTTATGAAAGACTTGACCAAAAGACATATACTTGGTAAAGTATTAGCAT ACATGTACACAATTGAGTTTCAGAAAAGAGGGTTACCACATGCTCATATCTTGGTGTTCTTACATCCAACAAGCAAATATCCAACACCTGCAGATATAGACAAGATTATTTCAGCAGAAATACCAGATCCTAAGATACACAATGAACTATACAATTTGGTCAGGAGTCATATGATTCAtggtgttataccctga